CACTTCGCACCGCTGATGCTGTAATCTCTGTGTAAACTACTCGTTTTGGTTCTCTTAAACCCAACGTTTCTCTGAGATGCCATGCATTCGCGTAGCGTGCCGGAGGCATTTGTTTCTCCTTCCCAATCTGGGTCTGTTGCTAAAACAACTTCATTGTCAGGGTCGATAACGTAGCGCAAATAGCAAGTAATCATATCAATCTGCTTTAAGGACTTTTTGATCCATCAGTCACCTCTCCTAGTTTCTTCTCCCAGAATAATGCCTTGCCCATCTGGGGATTTAGCTCATAGCCACTGAATCCGCACGCCTTGTATGCTGACTGGGCAACATGGTTTCCTTCCAGTACCTCTAGCGTGAGTTTGCAGCAGCCCAAATCGAACGCGATCTCCTCCGCTTTCTGTAGCATCAGTTTGGACAAGCCTCTACCACGGTAGGGTAAAGCAACGATGACATCGTGAATATTAAGTAATGGCTTGCACGCGAACGTAGAGAATCCTTCTAAGCAGACAACAAGCCCTGCGGGTTCGGCATCGACAAGCGCAAGAATGACATGAGCCGCAAATCTCTTTGCAAGCTCTGCTGAGAGATTTGCTTTAACGTAGTCGGACAGACCTTTACCACCGCCCATCGGGTCGAGCGCATACTCATCCATTAATTGAACCATAGCATCCGCATGAGCAGGTATACTAAGGTCTGCTTCAACAATTTCAATCATCTATTAATTCTTGATTCTTCAAATGTTGGCATAACGTTCCTGGTCAGTGGCTGCCGACAACCCTAGTTTTGGATAGTTTATTTGAATTAAAAAAACTAATTCCGATCCTGGAAAGATACTAGCAGGAAAGAGAGTAAATGAATTCCTTGCTCAGAAAAACATTTTTTTAAGTAGGGGCAGATATAGCGGCTCCCACCCTAAGCATTGAGCTTTGGCGGTGTCCAGTTAGTTGCCCCATCACCAAGATATCTATCTCGTCCGCTGCAACACGGTTGTTGTGCCGCTGGCAATGACTACGCTACTGTATTTAGTAGATATGTACTATAATTCTACTTTTATTGCTTTCAAAGTACAACTTTGTGATGACTACACTTGGCATCAATTTAGCGAATAATGTCCACTTTACCAAAACCAAACCCTGCTCCCCAACAAATTAATACTTCTGTTCCCCAAGAAACAATTACGGGAGTAGTAGAACGGCTAACTTTCTACTCAGAGGAGTCAGGCTACACAGTGGCACGGTTAACTCGCTCTAGTGCCAAGGATTTAACAACCATTGTTGGCAGTTTTGCTAATATTCAGCCCGGACAAACACTACAGCTAACAGGCTTTTGGCGTGAACATCCCCAATATGGACCGCAATTTCAAGTAATCAATTATAAAGAAACCAAACCAGCTACACTTACAGGGATTGAAAAGTATTTGGGCAGTGGATTAATTAAAGGTGTCGGTCCAGTTACAGCAAAGCGGATTGTTGCCCATTTTGGAGTAGACACCCTGGAAATCATTGAAAATCAGATTGACCGTTTAATTGAAGTTAACGGTATAGCTAAAAAACGTATCAAGTTGATAAAAAATGCCTGGGAAACCCAAAAGGCCATTAAAGAGGTGATGGTGTTTTTACAAGGGCATGGCGTTTCTACTATTTATGCAGTCAAGATTTATAAACAGTATGGGGATAAAGCGATCGCTATAGTCACTAACAATCCCTACCAATTAGCTACTGACATCTATGGTATAGGGTTTCTCACTGCTGATAAGATTGCTAGAAATCTGGGAGTTGCACCTGATTCTCAGTTTAGATATTGTGCCGGACTTGTTCATGCTTTGAGTGAAGCCGCAGAAGATGGTCATTGCTACTTACCCCAACCAGAACTAATTGACTCGGTAATTAAACTGCTAACAACAGATACTCATCAGCCAACAGAAGAGGCGATCGCTCAAACTATCAAGGACATGGCTTTGAAAGATGAGTTAATCAGAGAACGGGATAGTGATATATTACTTTGCTACAAGCCTACTTATTTTCACACCGAGCAAAACCTAGCGCAACTGATACATCAGCGTTTGAGTCAGCCTATCATTACTGATATTCCCCGCGTTCGTGCCTGGATGGAGAGATTTACTGCTAGTCAGAAAATTGAACTTTCACCACAACAACAGCAAGCTGTGGAGATGGCTGCTTATTCCCCCATCATGATTCTTACAGGGGGTCCAGGAGTAGGCAAAACTTTCACTACCCATACAGTAGTCAGTTTATGGAAGGCAATGGGTAAATCTATTGCTTTAGCTGCACCAACTGGACGAGCCGCACAGCGTTTGGCTGAAATGACTGGTTTGGAAGCAAAAACTATACATCGTTTATTAGAATTTGACCCCAGGACAAGGGGTTTTAAATCCGACAACGACAACCCTTTACCTCAAACAGCAATTATTGTTGATGAAGCCAGTATGTTAGATTTATTTTTAGCATACTCCTTAGTCAAAGCAGTTTCAGACGGCGCACAACTTTTATTAGTGGGAGATATTGACCAGTTACCGTCAGTGGGACCAGGTAGTGTACTTGCTGATTTGATAAATTCTGGCAAAGTGCCAGTGGTGCGACTAACTCAGGTATTTCGTCAAGCTCAACAAAGTGCAATTATTACTGCTGCCCACGAAATCAACCGGGGTCAGTATCCCACAATTGAACGAATCAACGATAACCCTGTTTCTGACTGTTTATGGCATGGCGGGGGATTTCAGCCAGAACACGGGGTACAGACGATTTGTGAATTAATTACAGACTTGATTCCAAAATTAGGATTTAACCCCGCTACGGATGTGCAAGTGCTTTGCCCCATGACACGGGGGTTAGTAGGTACTCGCAACCTGAATACAGTATTGCAGGAACTGATTAATCCTAAAAGTCCCGATCAGGTAGAAATTACCAGGGGTGGGATGACATTGCGGGTAGGTGACAGAGTAATTCAGCAGACTAACGATTACCAACGGGAAGTGTTTAATGGTGATTTGGGAATCATCACAGATATTGATACCATTGAACAAGAAGTAAATGTGCAGTATGGGGAACGTTCTGTAGTTTATGATTATGCCGACTTGAATGAAATTACTCTCGCTTGGAGCGTTTCTATACATAAATCACAAGGTTCAGAATATCCGGTGGTGATTTTACCTTTGTATATGCAACACTATATGATGCTTAGTCGTAATCTGCTTTATACAGGTTTGACTCGTGCTAAAAAGTTAGCAATTGTGATTGGTGCAAAAAAAGCAATATCCTTGGCTGTGCGCTCTACTGAGGATGTTCAACGATATACACGCTTACAACAAAGATTGATATCATTGTGTGAATTTGGTTAAACTGCGTTAAAACTGAACGCCTGCTTTTGGTGATAATCAAGAACCGTCTTCTAACTATACATAGATGTAATACAATTCTTTATCAGCCTTTTTTCCTAAAGGTTTTGGCATTCGTTATCAATATTGTTAAAATCAGGAGTATAAAATAATGCAATTTACTGGAACTTGGCATATTTATGAAATGTCGAATTGGGATGAAGAATATTTCAATATGGAAGTTCAAGCGTATATCGAAATTGATGAAAAAGGGAATGGTGAGTTTCAATTTGGCTTAGTTTTTGGAGCTATTGATGGCAATCTTATTAAAGATGGCAATGCTAACAAATTAGAATTTACTTGGGATGGCAGTGATGAATGTGATGAGGCTTCTGGTAGTGGTTGGTTGAAATTACAAGATAAAAATACCCTGACAGGAAATATAAAATTTCATCAAGGAGATAGTTCTACATTGTTAGCCAAACGTGCTTGATTATCTAAATAACCGTAGATTATGAATGAATTTGAAAAACAATTAGCCGAAATCAAAAAGTATAATCAGCCAATATTAGATGGTTTTCAAGCATGGTCAAAGAAGTCTAATCTTTCAGCTAAAACGATAAAGCAGCATATCACCAATATTGAGTTTTTTGCAGAATATCTTGTTTACTATGAACCATTGCAAAAACTTAATGAAGCGGATGAACAAGATGTTTCGTCATTTTTAATGGATTGGTATCCTCATAAAGCAATGTGGGCATCTGAAAGTAGCACCAAATCTTACATGAGTTCTTTCAAAAAATTCTTCTCCTACATGGTTGAAACTGAGCAAATTAGTCCTGATATAGCACTTGAAGTAAAAGATACCCTCAAAGAATATAAAGACGACTTTCTTGATGCTGTTAGTGAGTAAAAACTATGAGGAACGAAACCCAACAAAGTCTCGGAAATGTTGGGTTTCACCACCTTCAACCCAACCTACAAAAATGCTGAACACCAAGCGTATTGAGGTAAAGGTAGCTACCGCAATATAGAAGCTGCATTACAAGACTTAGAGAAAAACATCAAAGCATATTTTGAAGATAGGGGAATTTAAACGATAATAATGAGGGAATGGGGCGATAGCTGTAGGAATGGCTGCAAATTTTGTGTTTTTACCCCCGTGAGGGGAAGAGGTTATGGAAAGAGTTACCTTTTGGAAGTTTTACTGAGCAGGGGTTTTAAATACCCATGATTTTTTTTTAATAAATTGATAGCTAAAAAGCTTATACAGTAATAATTTCAGCCTATCTTGTCCGAAGTAACCAGCAATAACAATCTTGAAAATAAGTCAAAATTCATACTAATATCTCTTATATCAATTGATAGATGTTGTCATAAGTTTTATACCAATGTTTTAGAAATAAGTGTTGAAAAAAAGAAGAGACCATTTTATATCTGCAATTACGAAATTTGATAGCTGACTGGGGGAAGCAGGATAGTAGAAAATGATGCTTATTCGTAAGTAGTTATAAAGATTGAGACATGAGAGCACACAATAATCCCGATTGCAGGAATTACCAAATTCCCAAACAACACGCAATTGAATTTTATCCAATGGTATCTCAGAGTCGCCCAGTTGATAAAAAAATTGAACTTTTTTTATTGGTAGCAGCAGCAACAGCATTAGTCTTGGCAAATATATCCATTAATCACCTGTTGATGTCTGTATTAATCTTGCTGACTGCCATCATCGCAGCATTTCCCAAATTAGCAAATAAGTTGCTCACTAAATTTGAAAAATTGCAACGCCATTGGGGAATCAACTGTTATAGCATTTTAGTTAGTATCATCTGTATGATTTTCACTTTTGATTTCACAACAGTACCAGCTAACGCCCAATTTTTTAATAGCGCGCAAACATGGATGACAGGAGCTTTTGCAGGCATTCCTGCTGATGCTGTCACACTATTTTTTAATGTCCTCAGAGCATTGTTTCTGCTGTATCTTGGTATTGCCCTAGTGAGAATTGTCAATGCTGCCAGAAATGATGAAGATTGGCAGAATTTAGCCAGAACTCCTCTGATCATTAGCGTTACTATTGTAGTTGGCGATATCCTCACAGGATTGATTACTGGTAATGGTAATGCGGGCTAGATCAGAAAAAAATAGGGAAAGTTTAACCCTATTTTAAAAAAGCAGAATGGTTTTTTTAGATTCATAACAGGCGCTCGTCCCTAAATAGCTTCCATTACTTTTGGATAAATTAACTATTTTTCGACGTTACAGCAGACATAAATTTAAGCTTTTCTCCCATGCTGATAAAAGAAGTTTAGGCTAAATTTGCACCTTCAAAAACCTCAACCAGCTAACAGAGATGATGAAGCGCAGAGAATTTAGAACAGTTAATCGAGTTTTGGGAGAACAGCCGAGAATTGGCCCATTTCCAGCAGATCAAGTTTTTCCTTGGACAGGTATTGCCCTGACTGCATACTTGATCTGCAAACAAAGTCTTCAAGCTTCTTGGTTAGTGACTGGGTTAGTTATTGCTTGGGGATGGGGAACTTGGTGGACTCTTACCAGTAATAAAACCTGGTTATCAAAGTTTGTCACAGTACCCAGAGTTACCAGAGGGTATAAACGCTTTTACTCCCTGATTCAACAAACAGAAATACTAACATCAACTCAAAGAAAGATGTCCAAAGTTAGGAAAAATCACATTATTTGAGTAAAGAAATCATGACCATGAGTTCTTCAGCTAAAGGGAAAATATCTAAAGATAAGGTAGGCAGTAAAAATATCTCTACTCAAGAGATTTCTGTTGCCAAACGTCTCACTCCTTTTGAGGACTTAACTCATATTGCTGCGATCGCTAGTATCTCCATAGCAGGCAGAAAAGATGTTGGTGCGATTATCCTGAAGAGAAAAGACGATATCCAAATTAAATTCTGCTTTGACTGCCAAGGTATCCATTCTTCACTTCCAGATAGTCAAATTTTACCAATTTTTGCAGGCATAGAAGCAGGACTCAAGGAAATACCTTATGGTGAATCCCTGACCTTCCACCTGGGTTCATTTACCGATGACCATGACCGTCAACAGGAGCTAAAAGCAATAGAACAAAATTGTAGTAGTGATGAACTCATGCTACTAATTAGGTCAGAACGTTTGCGAATTAGAGATTTGACAAACCAAGGGAATCGCAAAAATAAATTTTTGAGAATTTACTGTACCTATACTGTTGCTGTTTCTGAAGATGGTAAAACAGCCGATTTTGTGGAAAAATTTATCCTGCAAGCTAGAGAAAGTTGGCATAAGTTTACTGGACAAATTCACGAAGTTAGACATCAACGCATTGAATCAATCCTCAAAAATAGCTTTACATCTGGCTTTCAGCTATGGGAACAAACCCTCAATAATAAAATGGGGTTAAATATCAAACCTCTGGGTTCTCAGGAACTGTGGGGTGTAATTTGGAGCCAATTTAATACCAGCAAACCTCCAAATATCCCTCACTTGCTGACCTTGGATGATGATGGACTGCGGGAAGAACAAAACAGCGACTTTCACATTCGGCATTTAATTTTAGAACGAGAAGCATCAGTTCCTTTTTTGGATAGAGCTTGGGTGAACTTGCAAAACCATTACATCGGTGCATTAACATTCACAGAAAAACCTATTGGCTGGGTGGATGAATATGCTCAATTACGGTATTTGTGGGAACTAATTGCTAGAGATAAGGTTTCTGACACAGAAATTATCTGTCAGCTGACGAGAGCCAATGAGGGGTTAGCCAAAACGGCACTGCAACGGATTACCAAACAATCTATCGTTTCCTCTGCCATGTCTGCTGATAAAAACAGCGTGGACGTAAAGGCGAATTTGAACATGGGGGAAGCGATCGCAGCACAAGAAACCATTTATAAAGGTGCAGTGCCAATTCATACGGCAGTAGTCTTTCTGGTACACCGTCCTTCACGCCAAAAACTAGATGAAGCTTGTCGTTATGTTTCTAGCTGCTTTCTCCGTCCGGCTGTTGTGGTGCGAGAAATGGAATATGCCTGGAAAGTATGGTTACAATGTTTACCAATTGTCTGGGAAAACTTGCTGACTAAACCATTTAATCGCAGGTTGCCTTATTTCAGTAGTGAAGTGCCAGGATTAATGCCAGTGGTTAAAACTGCAACTGGAGATAAAGCAGGGTTTGAGTTAATTGCTGATGAAGGTGGCACTCCTATTCATTTAGATTTATACAACAACCACAAAAATTTAGCAGTATTTGGGACAACTCGTGCAGGTAAATCAGTGTTGGTGGCAGGTTTACTCACTCCTGCATTAGCTCAAGATATTCCAGTGGTTGCTCTTGATTATCCTAAACCAGATGGTACTAGCACCTTTACTGACTATACCAATTTTATGGGAGTAGATGGGGCATATTTTGATATTAGCCGTGAGACAAATAACCTGTTTGAATTGCCAGATTTGAGGGGTTTAGAAGCAGATTTAAGAAAAGAGCGATTAACAGACTTTAAGGATTTTCTCAAATCCACAATCATTACAATGGTGATAGGTACTAATCCCGTTGGTGTTGATGCCACGATGGTGAGTAATATTGAAAGTATCATCACCTTAGCAATTGGAACATTTTTTGCAGATGATGACATCAAATTACGCTATAAATTGGCATTAGAAAAAGGTTTGGGGACAGAGGAATGGAACGATACACCTACACTTAATGACTTCTACAACTATTGCTCTCCAGGCTACATAAAGCTTGATTCAATTGCCAGCAATAGTCAAGAACAACTCAAAGCACTAGACCAAATTAGGCTGCGATTAAAATTTTGGCTCAATAGTAGAGTAGGTCAATCTATTAGCCAACCCTCTAGTTTTCGTACTGATGCTAAGTTGCTAGTATTTGCATTGCGTTCTCTCTCGAATGAGGCAGATGCAGCAATTTTATCATTGAGTGCTTATGCCGCAGCTTTGCGTCGCGCTCTTAGTTCTAAGGCTTCAATTTTCTTTTTGGATGAAGCACCGATATTGTTTCAATTTGAAGCAATTGCAGAACTAATTGGCAGATTATGTGCTAATGGTGCTAAAGCTGGGATTCGCGTAATTTTATCAGCACAAGAACCAGATACTATTTATCAAAGTAAATCGGCGGCTAAAATTTTTGCTAACCTGACTACTCGGCTTATTGGTCGGATTCAAAGTAGTACAATAGAGTCATTTATCAAATATTTTCAATATCCAACAGAGATTATTTCTCGCAATAGTACAGAGGCATTCTTTCCCAAAAAAGAAAGCATTTATTCACAATGGCTATTAGATGATAATGGTAAATTTACATTCTGCCGTTATTATCCTGCCTATTGCCTTTTAGCTGCTGTTGCTAATAATCCACAAGAACAGGAACTCAGAACCCTATATCTCAGAAAATACCAAGATGACCCCATGACTGGAATAGTGAGGTTTTCTGAAGTATACATGAAGATGATTAGAGGTGAAGAACTTACAGAGGAGGCTTATGCGATTTTAGAACAAGTGAAACTGAAATCAAAGCCAGCTCATCGTTCAGAAGCTAAGTCTGATAAACCATTGAAAATAGTGGCATAAATTGAGTTACAAAAAAACTGATTTTTAAAGAGAGGATATATCATGAAAAATCACAAGACAAATGTAATCTCAACTGCTATTGTATCAGGTTGTATATTAGCAGCAATAACTGTACCAAGTAATGCTTTTGCAATTGACATAGGAGGGCAAATTGACAATTTCTTCAACCAAACATTTGGATACATAAACGGCTATTTTAACGAGGTAGCGAGTCAACTAAAGGAAGAAGTAGATAAAAGTTGGGGAAATCTCCAAAAAGATGCTCAAGCAGCAATTGAGGAATCCAAGGGAAATATGGGGATACCAGACCCTACAGCAGCTAGTCA
Above is a genomic segment from Cylindrospermum stagnale PCC 7417 containing:
- a CDS encoding GNAT family N-acetyltransferase; translation: MIEIVEADLSIPAHADAMVQLMDEYALDPMGGGKGLSDYVKANLSAELAKRFAAHVILALVDAEPAGLVVCLEGFSTFACKPLLNIHDVIVALPYRGRGLSKLMLQKAEEIAFDLGCCKLTLEVLEGNHVAQSAYKACGFSGYELNPQMGKALFWEKKLGEVTDGSKSP
- the recD2 gene encoding SF1B family DNA helicase RecD2; the encoded protein is MSTLPKPNPAPQQINTSVPQETITGVVERLTFYSEESGYTVARLTRSSAKDLTTIVGSFANIQPGQTLQLTGFWREHPQYGPQFQVINYKETKPATLTGIEKYLGSGLIKGVGPVTAKRIVAHFGVDTLEIIENQIDRLIEVNGIAKKRIKLIKNAWETQKAIKEVMVFLQGHGVSTIYAVKIYKQYGDKAIAIVTNNPYQLATDIYGIGFLTADKIARNLGVAPDSQFRYCAGLVHALSEAAEDGHCYLPQPELIDSVIKLLTTDTHQPTEEAIAQTIKDMALKDELIRERDSDILLCYKPTYFHTEQNLAQLIHQRLSQPIITDIPRVRAWMERFTASQKIELSPQQQQAVEMAAYSPIMILTGGPGVGKTFTTHTVVSLWKAMGKSIALAAPTGRAAQRLAEMTGLEAKTIHRLLEFDPRTRGFKSDNDNPLPQTAIIVDEASMLDLFLAYSLVKAVSDGAQLLLVGDIDQLPSVGPGSVLADLINSGKVPVVRLTQVFRQAQQSAIITAAHEINRGQYPTIERINDNPVSDCLWHGGGFQPEHGVQTICELITDLIPKLGFNPATDVQVLCPMTRGLVGTRNLNTVLQELINPKSPDQVEITRGGMTLRVGDRVIQQTNDYQREVFNGDLGIITDIDTIEQEVNVQYGERSVVYDYADLNEITLAWSVSIHKSQGSEYPVVILPLYMQHYMMLSRNLLYTGLTRAKKLAIVIGAKKAISLAVRSTEDVQRYTRLQQRLISLCEFG
- a CDS encoding site-specific integrase, with amino-acid sequence MNEFEKQLAEIKKYNQPILDGFQAWSKKSNLSAKTIKQHITNIEFFAEYLVYYEPLQKLNEADEQDVSSFLMDWYPHKAMWASESSTKSYMSSFKKFFSYMVETEQISPDIALEVKDTLKEYKDDFLDAVSE